GACGGCTCGAGGTCGCGCGCGATGGACGGCATCGCGAAGCTCAGCACCGTGTTGTCGATGGAGACGAGGAGCACCGGGAGCATCAGCACCACGAGCGCGGCCCACTGGCGTCGCCCGGCGCGGCCGGTGGCGGCGGCGATCACGGGGACGGGTGCGGTGCGGGGCGTGGACATGACGGGGCTTCCTGACGTCGGGAGGCGTGGCGCAGGGCGCACGGACGGGGCCGCGGGAGCGACCGGGATCACTGTACCGTCCGGTCGGTACAGTCGGCAACCCGCCGCTACGCTGGATCCATGCCCGCCACTGACCCCGACGACCCCGCCCCCTCGCCCGACGCCGTGCCCGACCCGGCGTCCTCCCCCGGTGGCACCGCGCGCGAACGCATCCTCGACGCGTTCGAGGAGCTGCTCGTGCAGCAGGGCGAGCGCGGCACGACCCTCGAGGCGGTCGCGGCGGCGGCCGGCGTCTCCAAGGGCGGGCTGCTGTACCACTTCGGCGGCAAGGAGGCGCTCGTCGACGGCCTGCTCGCGCGCATGGCGGCGCTCGCGCGCGAGGACGTCGAGCGGCTCCGGCGGGCCGAGCGCGGGCCCGTCGACCGGTGGATCCGCGGATCGCTCTCGACCGCCACGCCCTTCGACCGCGCCTACGTCGCGACCTCGCGGCTCGCGCAGGGGAACCACCCGCGCGCGCGCGACGCGCTCACGCACCTGCAGGACGAGTGGGCCGCCGTCATCCTCGAGGCCGTGGGCGACCCGGCCGTCGCGCGGGCCGTACTCCTCATCGGCGACGGGCTCTACTACAACAGCGCGCTGCAGCCGTGGCTCGGCGGATCCGCGCCCGCGGACGAGGCGCTCGACGAGCTCATCCGCGTGGTCGACGACCTCGTGCGGCTCCGCTCGGCCCGCGGCTGATCGGGTCCACCGACCCCGGACACGCCGCGAGGGCGGCCGCCGCAGCAGCCGCCCTCGCGCGGGTCCGTCCGACCGGGATCAGTCGGCGATGTCGATCTCGCGCAGCGACGTGGCCTGGATGGCCTGGCGCACGTTCTCCAGCACGCCGTCCGGCACGGGCGAGTCGACGCTGAGGACGCTGAGCGCGCGGCCGCCGGCCTCTTGGCGGGCGATCTGCATGCCGGCGATGTTGACCTCGGCGTCGCCGAACTCCTTGCCGTAGACCGCGACGATGCCGGGGCGGTCCTCGTACTTCATGACGATGAGGTGGCGGCTGAAGGGCACCTCGACGTCGTAGCCGTCGATCTCGACGAGCTTCTCGATCTGCTTGGTGCCCGTGAGCGTGCCCGAGACCGACACCTGCGTGCCGTCGGACAGCGCCCCGCGGATGCTGAGCACGTTGCGGTACTCCTCCGACACGGCGTCAGTGATGAGGCGCACCTCGAGCCCGCGCTGCTCGGCGAGGAGCGGCGCGTTGACGTAGGACACGTTCTCGCTCACGACGTTCGTGAAGACGCCCTTGAGCGCGGCCAGCTTGAGGACGCTGACG
The genomic region above belongs to Clavibacter phaseoli and contains:
- a CDS encoding TetR/AcrR family transcriptional regulator, whose protein sequence is MPATDPDDPAPSPDAVPDPASSPGGTARERILDAFEELLVQQGERGTTLEAVAAAAGVSKGGLLYHFGGKEALVDGLLARMAALAREDVERLRRAERGPVDRWIRGSLSTATPFDRAYVATSRLAQGNHPRARDALTHLQDEWAAVILEAVGDPAVARAVLLIGDGLYYNSALQPWLGGSAPADEALDELIRVVDDLVRLRSARG